A portion of the Macaca mulatta isolate MMU2019108-1 chromosome 4, T2T-MMU8v2.0, whole genome shotgun sequence genome contains these proteins:
- the ATP6V1G2 gene encoding V-type proton ATPase subunit G 2 isoform X1, whose product MASQSQGIQQLLQAEKRAAEKVADARKRKARRLKQATRRQVQGMQSSQQRNRERVLAQLLGMVCDVRPQVHPNYRISA is encoded by the exons ATGGCCAGTCAGTCCCAGGGTATCCAGCAGCTTCTGCAAGCTGAGAAGCGGGCAGCTGAGAAGGTGGCAGATGCCAGAAAGA GGAAGGCCCGGCGACTGAAGCAG GCTACAAGGCGCCAGGTGCAGGGCATGCAGAGCTCCCAGCAGAGAAACCGAGAGCGTGTCCTGGCCCAGCTTCTTGGCATGGTCTGCGACGTCAGGCCCCAAGTCCACCCCAACTACCGGATTTCTGCCTAG
- the ATP6V1G2 gene encoding V-type proton ATPase subunit G 2 produces the protein MASQSQGIQQLLQAEKRAAEKVADARKRKARRLKQAKEEAQMEVEQYRREREQEFQSKQQAAMGSQGNLSAEVEQATRRQVQGMQSSQQRNRERVLAQLLGMVCDVRPQVHPNYRISA, from the exons ATGGCCAGTCAGTCCCAGGGTATCCAGCAGCTTCTGCAAGCTGAGAAGCGGGCAGCTGAGAAGGTGGCAGATGCCAGAAAGA GGAAGGCCCGGCGACTGAAGCAGGCAAAGGAGGAGGCACAGATGGAGGTGGAGCAATACCGCAGAGAGCGAGAGCAGGAATTCCAGAGCAAGCAGCAGGCG GCCATGGGTTCCCAGGGGAACCTGTCCGCTGAGGTGGAGCAGGCTACAAGGCGCCAGGTGCAGGGCATGCAGAGCTCCCAGCAGAGAAACCGAGAGCGTGTCCTGGCCCAGCTTCTTGGCATGGTCTGCGACGTCAGGCCCCAAGTCCACCCCAACTACCGGATTTCTGCCTAG
- the ATP6V1G2 gene encoding V-type proton ATPase subunit G 2 isoform X2, with protein MEVEQYRREREQEFQSKQQAAMGSQGNLSAEVEQATRRQVQGMQSSQQRNRERVLAQLLGMVCDVRPQVHPNYRISA; from the exons ATGGAGGTGGAGCAATACCGCAGAGAGCGAGAGCAGGAATTCCAGAGCAAGCAGCAGGCG GCCATGGGTTCCCAGGGGAACCTGTCCGCTGAGGTGGAGCAGGCTACAAGGCGCCAGGTGCAGGGCATGCAGAGCTCCCAGCAGAGAAACCGAGAGCGTGTCCTGGCCCAGCTTCTTGGCATGGTCTGCGACGTCAGGCCCCAAGTCCACCCCAACTACCGGATTTCTGCCTAG